The following proteins are co-located in the Amycolatopsis tolypomycina genome:
- a CDS encoding ABC transporter ATP-binding protein, which yields MIRLAGVGKRYGRGDFVLRDVDLTVEPGHVVGVLGSNGSGKSTLLRIMAGVSHATTGTVHGTPRIGYLPDRFPAGQRMGARAYLRHMARIHGLADLSVIDPLLERLALVGGPAAPLRTLSKGNAQKVGLAQAVMVRPDLLILDEPWSGLDVGTHTILGELVAETRARGASVVFTDHRPQVVHDHADVVHLMHEGRLTAESAEPTTRIVLRGGGTGWADEPGVRHAVTEGAHVVLTVELARVDAVLRRALDDGWSVREVAPCSP from the coding sequence GTGATCCGGCTCGCGGGGGTCGGCAAGCGGTACGGGCGCGGTGACTTCGTCCTGCGCGACGTCGACCTGACCGTCGAGCCCGGGCACGTCGTCGGCGTCCTCGGCAGCAACGGCTCCGGGAAGTCGACGCTGCTGCGGATCATGGCCGGCGTCTCGCACGCCACCACCGGCACGGTGCACGGCACCCCGCGGATCGGCTACCTGCCGGACCGCTTCCCGGCAGGCCAGCGCATGGGCGCCCGCGCCTACCTGCGGCACATGGCGCGCATCCACGGGCTCGCCGACCTCTCGGTGATCGACCCGCTGCTCGAACGGCTCGCCCTCGTCGGCGGCCCGGCCGCCCCGCTGCGGACGCTCTCCAAGGGCAACGCGCAGAAGGTCGGGCTCGCGCAGGCCGTCATGGTCCGCCCCGACCTGCTGATCCTCGACGAGCCGTGGTCCGGCCTCGACGTCGGCACGCACACGATCCTCGGCGAGCTCGTCGCCGAGACGCGGGCGCGCGGGGCGAGCGTCGTGTTCACCGACCACCGGCCGCAGGTGGTGCACGACCACGCCGACGTCGTCCACCTCATGCACGAAGGCCGGCTCACGGCGGAAAGCGCGGAGCCGACCACCCGGATCGTGCTGCGCGGCGGCGGCACCGGCTGGGCGGACGAGCCCGGCGTGCGGCACGCCGTCACCGAGGGCGCCCACGTCGTGCTCACGGTCGAGCTCGCCCGCGTCGACGCCGTCCTGCGGCGCGCCCTCGACGACGGCTGGTCGGTGCGGGAGGTGGCGCCGTGCTCGCCCTGA
- a CDS encoding FAD-dependent oxidoreductase, with the protein MSRSLRAAVVGAGPAGIYAADILDKSDADVQIDLFERMPAPFGLIRYGVAPDHPRIKGIVTALEKVLSKPNIRLLGNIDYGTDIKLDELREFYDAVIFSTGASADRALDIPGIDLDGSYGAADFVSWYDGHPDVPRTWPLTASSVAVLGVGNVALDVARVLAKTADELLTTDIPDNVYQGLKASPVTDVHVFGRRGPAQAKFTPLELRELDHSPNVEVIVYPEDIEFDDGSIAALRASKQIDMVVKTLQEWAIREPGTRPRRLHLHFFHSPAEVLGEDGRVTGLRTERTELTGDGNVRGTGEFHDWDVQAVYRAVGYLSSHLPELPFDHVAGVVPNQAGRVLDLDENQLPGVYVTGWIKRGPVGLIGHTKGDAAETIASLLADADTLTAPKFASPDAILDFLETRGIPFTNWDGWGRLDAHEKALGSAAGRERVKVVERDEMTRISRG; encoded by the coding sequence GTGAGCCGTTCTCTTCGCGCAGCCGTGGTCGGTGCCGGTCCCGCCGGTATCTACGCCGCCGACATCCTGGACAAGTCCGACGCCGATGTGCAGATCGACCTGTTCGAGCGCATGCCCGCGCCGTTCGGGCTGATCCGGTACGGCGTCGCGCCCGACCACCCGCGCATCAAGGGCATCGTGACGGCGCTGGAGAAGGTGCTCTCGAAGCCGAACATCCGGCTGCTCGGCAACATCGACTACGGCACCGACATCAAGCTCGACGAGCTGCGCGAGTTCTACGACGCGGTGATCTTCTCGACCGGCGCGTCCGCCGACCGCGCGCTCGACATCCCGGGCATCGACCTGGACGGCAGCTACGGCGCCGCCGACTTCGTGTCCTGGTACGACGGCCACCCCGACGTGCCGCGCACGTGGCCGCTGACCGCGTCTTCGGTCGCGGTGCTCGGCGTCGGGAACGTCGCGCTGGACGTGGCGCGGGTCCTGGCGAAGACGGCCGACGAGCTGCTGACCACCGACATCCCGGACAACGTCTACCAGGGCCTCAAGGCCAGCCCGGTCACCGACGTGCACGTGTTCGGCCGCCGCGGGCCGGCCCAGGCGAAGTTCACGCCGCTGGAGCTGCGCGAGCTGGACCACTCGCCGAACGTCGAGGTCATCGTGTACCCGGAGGACATCGAGTTCGACGACGGCAGCATCGCGGCCCTGCGCGCGTCGAAGCAGATCGACATGGTGGTGAAGACGCTGCAGGAGTGGGCCATCCGCGAGCCGGGCACCCGGCCGCGGCGGCTGCACCTGCACTTCTTCCACTCGCCGGCCGAGGTCCTCGGCGAGGACGGTCGCGTGACGGGCCTGCGCACCGAGCGCACGGAGCTGACCGGCGACGGGAACGTCCGCGGCACGGGCGAGTTCCACGACTGGGACGTCCAGGCCGTGTACCGCGCGGTCGGCTACCTGTCGTCGCACCTGCCGGAACTGCCGTTCGACCACGTGGCGGGCGTCGTCCCGAACCAGGCCGGGCGCGTGCTCGACCTGGACGAGAACCAGCTGCCGGGCGTGTACGTGACGGGCTGGATCAAGCGCGGCCCGGTGGGCCTGATCGGCCACACGAAGGGCGACGCGGCGGAGACGATCGCCAGCCTCCTGGCGGACGCGGACACCCTCACCGCCCCGAAGTTCGCCTCGCCGGACGCGATCCTCGACTTCCTCGAGACCCGCGGCATCCCGTTCACCAACTGGGACGGCTGGGGCCGGCTCGACGCCCACGAGAAGGCGCTGGGCTCGGCGGCGGGCCGCGAGCGGGTGAAGGTCGTCGAGCGCGACGAGATGACCCGGATTTCGCGCGGCTAG
- a CDS encoding ABC transporter ATP-binding protein: MPLIEVTDLRKRYGTRVAVDGVSFTVERGEIFGILGTNGAGKTTTVECLQGLRRADGGTISVLGLDPATEHAALTRRVGVQLQESQLPATLRVREALELFASFYAEPADIDVLLDQLDLRDHARSYFGKLSGGQKQRVSIALALVGRPELAILDELTTGLDPHARRETWRLVEDVRATGVTVLLVTHFMDEAERLCDRVAIFDAGRVVATGTPTELRAAAGASTLDDAFVSLTRSAR, from the coding sequence ATGCCACTCATCGAAGTCACCGACCTCCGCAAGCGCTACGGCACCCGGGTCGCGGTCGACGGCGTTTCGTTCACCGTCGAGCGCGGCGAAATCTTCGGCATCCTCGGCACGAACGGCGCCGGGAAGACCACCACCGTCGAATGCCTCCAGGGACTCCGCCGGGCCGACGGCGGCACGATCTCCGTGCTCGGCCTCGACCCGGCGACCGAGCACGCGGCGCTCACCCGCCGCGTCGGGGTTCAGCTGCAGGAGAGCCAGCTGCCCGCGACGCTGCGGGTGCGCGAGGCGCTGGAGCTGTTCGCCTCCTTCTACGCCGAGCCGGCTGACATCGACGTCCTGCTCGACCAGCTCGACCTGCGCGACCACGCCCGCAGCTACTTCGGAAAGCTCTCCGGCGGCCAGAAGCAACGCGTCTCGATCGCGCTGGCCCTGGTGGGCCGGCCGGAGCTGGCGATCCTCGACGAGCTGACCACCGGGCTCGACCCGCACGCCCGCCGCGAAACGTGGCGGCTCGTCGAAGACGTCCGCGCCACCGGCGTCACGGTCCTGCTCGTCACCCACTTCATGGACGAAGCCGAGCGGCTCTGCGACCGCGTGGCGATCTTCGACGCCGGGCGCGTGGTCGCCACCGGCACCCCGACCGAGCTCCGCGCCGCGGCCGGAGCATCCACTTTGGACGATGCGTTCGTCTCGCTGACCAGGAGCGCCCGGTGA
- the pknB gene encoding Stk1 family PASTA domain-containing Ser/Thr kinase has translation MSTPRLLSNRYELGETLGYGGMSEVHHGHDVRLGREVAIKILRADLARDPQFQERFRREAQNAAALNHPAIVAVYDTGEANTEFGPLPYIVMEYVEGRTLRDIVKTEGPMSQKRAMEVMADVCAALDFSHRHGIVHRDVKPANVMITKNGAVKVMDFGIARAMHDGQASMTQTAAVIGTAQYLSPEQARGESVDARSDVYAAGCVLYELITGEPPFTGDSPVAVAYQHVREDPNPPSSVNPAVAPELDAVVLKALAKGPANRYQSAAEMRSDLVRTLSGQRPVAPMVMSEDERTQVMNADRRQPQRYDEYSEPDDEDPKAKRRRRTILAAVAAVFVLGAVLLIMWLSGSFKGNDNATLVAVPDVLHQTVPQARETLKSKGFDGTIEPKSIPCGVQPTDGTPECGPDDINKVIKTDPSAGISVASNTKITLYVGASPGKAIVPDLKSKTPTEAGQALAEVKLALDPTVDYVEVDDPNQAGLVQSQNPPAGSELAQGQPVKITVGKSKQLKTVTDFTGKPYSQAKSSLEGAGFTTKRVDQASDTVPKDSVITQNPNGGQLAVGSQITLTVSTGPSQTQPTKIQMPSLIGMTADEAQQKLQSMGWTGNLSQRSDRTSGQPEGTITGQNPKAGSQIDPDQQVTVSVAESLFPTTTKTSG, from the coding sequence ATGAGCACACCCAGACTGCTCTCCAACCGGTACGAGCTGGGCGAAACGCTCGGCTACGGAGGCATGTCCGAGGTCCATCACGGCCACGACGTGCGTCTCGGCCGGGAAGTCGCGATCAAGATCCTCCGTGCCGACCTCGCCAGGGACCCGCAGTTCCAGGAGCGCTTCCGCCGGGAGGCGCAGAACGCCGCCGCGCTGAACCACCCGGCGATCGTCGCGGTCTACGACACCGGTGAGGCGAACACCGAGTTCGGGCCGCTGCCGTACATCGTCATGGAGTACGTCGAAGGCCGGACGCTGCGCGACATCGTCAAGACCGAGGGCCCGATGTCGCAGAAGCGGGCGATGGAGGTCATGGCCGACGTCTGCGCGGCGCTGGACTTCTCGCACCGCCACGGCATCGTGCACCGCGACGTCAAGCCGGCCAACGTGATGATCACGAAGAACGGCGCGGTCAAGGTGATGGACTTCGGCATCGCGCGGGCGATGCACGACGGCCAGGCCTCGATGACCCAGACGGCCGCGGTGATCGGCACGGCGCAGTACCTCTCGCCGGAGCAGGCCCGCGGTGAGTCGGTCGACGCGCGGTCGGACGTCTACGCCGCCGGCTGCGTGCTCTACGAGCTGATCACCGGCGAGCCGCCGTTCACCGGCGACTCCCCGGTCGCGGTGGCCTACCAGCACGTGCGCGAAGACCCGAACCCGCCGTCGTCGGTCAACCCGGCGGTGGCCCCGGAACTCGACGCGGTCGTGCTGAAGGCGCTGGCCAAGGGCCCGGCGAACCGCTACCAGTCGGCGGCGGAGATGCGCTCGGACCTGGTGCGCACCCTCTCGGGCCAGCGCCCGGTGGCGCCGATGGTGATGTCCGAGGACGAGCGCACGCAGGTGATGAACGCCGACCGGCGGCAGCCGCAGCGCTACGACGAGTACAGCGAGCCGGACGACGAAGACCCGAAGGCGAAGCGCCGTCGTCGCACGATCCTCGCCGCGGTCGCCGCGGTGTTCGTGCTGGGTGCGGTGCTGCTGATCATGTGGCTGTCGGGCTCGTTCAAGGGCAACGACAACGCCACGCTGGTGGCGGTCCCGGACGTGCTGCACCAGACGGTGCCCCAGGCCCGGGAGACGTTGAAGAGCAAGGGCTTCGACGGAACCATCGAGCCGAAGTCGATCCCCTGCGGGGTGCAGCCGACCGACGGCACTCCGGAGTGCGGCCCGGACGACATCAACAAGGTGATCAAGACCGACCCGTCGGCCGGGATCTCGGTCGCGTCCAACACGAAGATCACGCTGTACGTCGGCGCCTCCCCGGGCAAGGCCATCGTGCCGGACCTCAAGAGCAAGACGCCCACCGAGGCCGGGCAGGCGCTCGCCGAGGTGAAACTGGCACTGGACCCGACCGTCGACTACGTCGAGGTCGACGACCCGAACCAGGCCGGCCTGGTGCAGAGCCAGAACCCGCCCGCGGGGTCCGAGCTCGCGCAGGGGCAGCCGGTGAAGATCACGGTGGGCAAGTCGAAGCAGCTCAAGACGGTCACCGACTTCACCGGCAAGCCGTACTCGCAGGCCAAGTCGTCGCTGGAAGGCGCGGGCTTCACGACGAAGCGGGTCGACCAGGCTTCGGACACGGTGCCGAAGGACTCGGTCATCACCCAGAACCCGAACGGCGGCCAGCTGGCGGTCGGCAGCCAGATCACGCTGACCGTGTCGACCGGGCCGAGCCAGACCCAGCCGACCAAGATCCAGATGCCGAGCCTGATCGGCATGACCGCCGACGAGGCGCAGCAGAAGCTGCAGAGCATGGGCTGGACCGGAAACCTCAGCCAGCGGTCGGACCGGACCAGCGGGCAGCCGGAAGGCACGATCACCGGCCAGAACCCGAAGGCGGGCAGCCAGATCGATCCCGACCAGCAGGTCACCGTCAGCGTCGCGGAGAGCTTGTTCCCGACGACGACGAAGACATCCGGCTGA
- a CDS encoding response regulator codes for MSDRPRTLVAEDQYLLRDGLTHLLTAHGFDVVAAVATGPELVAALRAHRPEVSIVDVRMPPTNTDEGLQAALAARREVPGLPILVLSQHVEQLYARELLADGTGAIGYLLKDRVFNAEQFIDAVRRVAAGGTVMDPEVIAKLVAGNASDPLSALTPREREVLSLMAEGCSNAAIASRLHFSEGAVGKHTANIFAKLGISASDDTNRRVLAVLAYLGS; via the coding sequence GTGTCAGATCGACCAAGAACCCTCGTCGCCGAGGACCAGTACCTCCTCCGAGACGGCCTGACGCATCTCCTGACCGCACACGGCTTCGACGTCGTCGCGGCGGTCGCCACCGGCCCCGAACTGGTGGCCGCGTTGCGCGCGCACCGCCCCGAGGTGTCCATTGTGGACGTCCGGATGCCGCCGACGAACACCGACGAAGGGCTGCAGGCCGCGCTGGCCGCCCGCCGGGAAGTGCCTGGCCTGCCGATTCTTGTGTTGTCCCAGCACGTCGAGCAGCTGTACGCGCGCGAACTGCTGGCCGACGGCACCGGCGCGATCGGCTACCTGCTGAAGGACCGCGTGTTCAACGCGGAGCAGTTCATCGACGCCGTCCGCCGGGTCGCGGCCGGCGGCACCGTGATGGACCCCGAGGTGATCGCCAAACTGGTGGCGGGCAACGCTTCCGACCCGCTCTCCGCGTTGACCCCGCGCGAGCGCGAGGTCCTGTCGCTGATGGCGGAAGGCTGCTCGAACGCGGCGATCGCGTCCCGGCTGCACTTCAGCGAAGGAGCGGTCGGCAAGCACACGGCGAACATCTTCGCGAAGCTCGGCATCTCGGCTTCGGACGACACGAACCGCCGCGTGCTCGCCGTGCTGGCGTACCTGGGTTCCTAG
- a CDS encoding sensor histidine kinase codes for MRYLRAVGRALALAAYSLLSWLDVLVQLIAFVLLCGGLFFFLGPAVEWARRRSAVARTLAARWCGVEVATPYRPEPPEPVREDDGWYRDGKLLYKRAFWIRWQRRLTWALEDPAANREFTWQLVNPLVTLLLPVAVLLGGPRVLRGYGRWTRWWLGPRPPAERPRNRVHRHLEALGHQFGILALSVVQLVFSAVQLVVVAVATPLAPPVVLKSRSITDTLRRETENWTGVRIARPYRPPPGVPLPRADGLYQVGRQLYEEMFWPLQNARTRWILGDRATWRDMAGGALSTLVSLACSLPALVLFGWGMTGVWLLWVWRPFVSSRVQWSPLPEVSTHLGALAQTPLILLALAAALAPAPWLARLQGRFARVWFGPTESARLAQRVERLKQTRSDVTVTQAAELRRIERDLHDGVQSRLVAMGMKLGAVEALVDSDPEAAKQLTAELRAATSEALTELRALIRGIHPPVLSERGLLDAVRALALDSPLKAQVTGSLPGRVEEPVEACTYFAVSELLGNAAKHGAKRVTIEVGFADDLLTVVVTDDGPGGANPARGSGLRGIERRLGGFDGRLTLTSPIGGPTKATLEIPCQIDQEPSSPRTSTSSETA; via the coding sequence ATGAGGTACCTGCGTGCGGTCGGCCGGGCACTGGCGCTGGCCGCGTACTCGTTGCTCAGCTGGCTCGACGTGCTCGTTCAGCTGATCGCGTTCGTGCTGCTCTGCGGCGGGCTCTTCTTCTTCCTCGGCCCCGCGGTCGAATGGGCACGCAGGCGGTCGGCGGTGGCCAGGACGCTGGCCGCGCGCTGGTGCGGCGTCGAGGTCGCAACGCCGTACCGGCCGGAGCCACCCGAGCCGGTGCGCGAGGACGACGGCTGGTACCGGGACGGCAAGCTGCTCTACAAGCGGGCGTTCTGGATCCGCTGGCAGCGCCGTCTCACTTGGGCGCTGGAGGACCCGGCGGCGAACCGCGAATTCACCTGGCAGCTGGTGAACCCGCTGGTGACGCTGCTGCTGCCGGTGGCCGTCCTGCTCGGCGGGCCGCGGGTGCTGCGCGGCTACGGCCGGTGGACGCGCTGGTGGCTCGGACCGCGCCCGCCCGCCGAACGGCCCCGGAACCGGGTGCACCGGCACCTCGAAGCGCTGGGCCACCAGTTCGGCATCCTCGCGCTTTCCGTGGTGCAGCTGGTCTTTTCGGCGGTCCAGCTGGTGGTCGTCGCCGTCGCCACGCCGCTGGCGCCCCCGGTCGTGCTGAAGAGCCGCTCGATCACCGACACCCTGCGCCGCGAAACCGAAAACTGGACCGGGGTGCGGATCGCCCGGCCGTACCGGCCGCCGCCCGGGGTGCCGCTGCCCCGCGCCGACGGGCTCTACCAAGTCGGCCGGCAGCTGTACGAAGAAATGTTCTGGCCGCTCCAGAACGCCCGCACGCGGTGGATCCTGGGTGACCGGGCCACCTGGCGGGACATGGCAGGCGGCGCACTGAGCACCCTCGTGTCGCTCGCTTGCTCGTTGCCGGCGCTCGTGTTGTTCGGCTGGGGCATGACCGGCGTCTGGCTGCTCTGGGTGTGGCGGCCGTTCGTGTCGTCACGTGTCCAGTGGTCCCCGCTGCCCGAGGTGTCGACGCACCTCGGTGCGCTCGCGCAGACGCCGTTGATCCTGCTCGCGTTGGCGGCGGCATTGGCGCCGGCACCGTGGCTCGCCCGGCTGCAGGGGCGCTTCGCGCGGGTGTGGTTCGGGCCGACCGAGTCGGCCCGGCTGGCCCAGCGCGTCGAACGGCTCAAGCAGACGCGTTCCGACGTCACGGTCACGCAGGCGGCGGAACTGCGCCGGATCGAGCGCGACCTGCACGACGGCGTCCAGTCGCGGCTGGTCGCCATGGGCATGAAGCTGGGCGCGGTCGAGGCTTTGGTGGACTCCGACCCGGAGGCGGCGAAGCAGCTCACGGCGGAGCTGCGCGCGGCGACGTCGGAGGCGCTCACCGAGCTGCGGGCGCTGATCCGCGGGATCCACCCGCCGGTGCTGTCCGAACGCGGGCTGCTGGACGCCGTCCGCGCGCTGGCGCTGGACAGCCCGCTGAAGGCGCAGGTCACCGGCTCACTGCCGGGACGCGTCGAGGAGCCGGTGGAGGCGTGCACGTACTTCGCGGTGTCCGAACTGCTGGGCAACGCGGCGAAGCACGGCGCGAAGCGGGTGACGATCGAGGTGGGGTTCGCCGACGATCTTTTGACAGTGGTGGTGACCGACGACGGCCCGGGCGGCGCGAACCCGGCTCGTGGTTCGGGACTGCGGGGAATCGAGCGCCGGTTGGGTGGCTTCGACGGTAGGTTGACGCTGACCAGCCCGATCGGCGGCCCGACGAAGGCGACCCTGGAGATCCCGTGTCAGATCGACCAAGAACCCTCGTCGCCGAGGACCAGTACCTCCTCCGAGACGGCCTGA
- a CDS encoding SCO5389 family protein, producing MSLDVSPALLEKAERGEVTDAEFVTCVKESLPYAWEVITGVIADAEGAADGFADNETPPPSEAARGQLLRALASDAIRGGLERHFGVKLAFQNCHRVAVFKQSEDGTVDGDRYRAFVSPRGQLLNQSPELRDC from the coding sequence ATGTCCCTGGACGTGTCACCCGCGTTGCTGGAGAAGGCCGAGCGCGGGGAGGTCACCGACGCCGAGTTCGTCACCTGCGTCAAGGAATCCCTGCCGTACGCCTGGGAGGTCATCACCGGCGTCATCGCCGACGCCGAGGGCGCGGCGGACGGCTTCGCCGACAACGAGACCCCGCCGCCGAGCGAGGCCGCCCGCGGGCAGCTGCTGCGGGCGCTGGCCTCCGACGCGATCCGCGGCGGCCTCGAGCGCCACTTCGGCGTCAAGCTGGCGTTCCAGAACTGCCACCGGGTCGCCGTGTTCAAGCAGTCCGAAGACGGCACAGTGGACGGTGACCGCTACCGCGCGTTCGTCTCGCCGCGCGGCCAGCTGCTCAACCAGAGCCCGGAACTGCGGGACTGCTAG
- a CDS encoding ABC transporter permease — MNTFAKITSTETKLFLRSPFMALGGLLLPSILLLAIGAIPGMREPHEAAGGYRLIDAWVPSLVVISLAMLALQSIPAAVATYREQGVLRRLATTPVHPANLLGAQLLIHVAVSLAGIALVLGLGNAVYDVPLPQHPLSFALTLVLGVVATFALGLIAAAVARTSKAASGVAMIAFLPIMFFGGVYLPRPFLPEVLRRIGDYVPPGSQALQDAWVGTGVQPLQLAALAAFAVFGTVLAARLFRWE, encoded by the coding sequence GTGAACACCTTCGCCAAGATCACCAGCACCGAAACGAAACTCTTCCTGCGCTCGCCCTTCATGGCGCTCGGCGGCCTGCTGCTGCCGTCGATCCTGCTGCTCGCCATCGGCGCCATCCCCGGCATGCGCGAGCCCCACGAAGCCGCCGGCGGGTACCGGCTCATCGACGCCTGGGTGCCGTCGCTGGTCGTGATCAGCCTGGCGATGCTCGCGCTGCAGTCGATCCCGGCCGCCGTCGCCACCTACCGCGAGCAGGGCGTGCTGCGCCGGCTGGCCACGACGCCGGTGCACCCGGCCAACCTGCTCGGCGCGCAGCTGCTCATCCACGTCGCCGTGTCGCTGGCGGGCATCGCGCTCGTGCTGGGGCTGGGCAACGCCGTCTACGACGTCCCGCTGCCGCAACACCCGCTGTCGTTCGCGCTGACGCTGGTGCTCGGGGTCGTCGCGACGTTCGCGCTCGGCCTGATCGCGGCCGCGGTCGCCCGCACGTCCAAGGCCGCGTCCGGGGTCGCGATGATCGCTTTCCTCCCGATCATGTTCTTCGGCGGCGTCTACCTGCCGCGGCCGTTCCTGCCGGAGGTCCTCCGCCGGATCGGCGACTACGTGCCGCCGGGTTCGCAGGCACTGCAGGACGCCTGGGTCGGCACCGGCGTGCAGCCGCTGCAGCTGGCCGCCCTCGCCGCCTTTGCGGTGTTCGGAACGGTTCTGGCGGCGAGGCTCTTTCGCTGGGAGTGA
- a CDS encoding effector-associated constant component EACC1 — MTAGIVAITVPNSADELPELAAWLRGEDELRGRVQVFDAVVVGVSSSSAAVFCRSLFAWLTRGREARVSLKVKRSGAAEELELDFGAASDADQVLGAVQGFLDKS, encoded by the coding sequence GTGACGGCTGGGATCGTCGCGATCACCGTCCCAAACTCCGCCGACGAGCTTCCGGAGCTCGCCGCCTGGCTGCGTGGCGAAGACGAGCTCCGCGGCCGCGTCCAGGTCTTCGACGCCGTCGTGGTCGGCGTTTCGAGTTCCTCGGCCGCAGTCTTCTGCCGCTCGCTCTTCGCGTGGTTGACGCGGGGGCGGGAAGCCCGCGTCTCCCTGAAGGTCAAACGCTCGGGCGCCGCCGAAGAGCTCGAGCTCGACTTCGGGGCCGCGAGCGACGCCGACCAGGTTCTCGGTGCCGTGCAAGGGTTCCTCGACAAGTCCTGA
- a CDS encoding LLM class flavin-dependent oxidoreductase — MRFGVFLVSGRFPGQSDGDVLRRSVRAAELAEEAGFDDVWFAEHHFMPYGVCPSAITLAAHVLGRTSRIGVGTAVSVLSTTHPVALAEQWAMLDAVSGGRLRLGVGRGGPWQDLEVFGTGLDRFETGFEETLDVFLRATAGRVEAHGRHFAFREVPVVPAPERRPDVVVACGGPRSAAVRQAADRDLPLLLGLHADDEEKANTVAAYGKPANHVSTVLCQVGDADVVRKALPGWLKDGLGAHITVDGRPGPQKDPGEYTERLCAIHPVGDAAHCVRTLETSLRRTGVSHVLMLVEASGTPEGTFENIARIGTEVLPALRASSPAVPGSG, encoded by the coding sequence GTGAGGTTCGGCGTCTTCCTGGTCAGCGGCCGCTTCCCCGGCCAGTCGGACGGCGACGTGCTGCGCCGCTCCGTCCGCGCCGCGGAGCTGGCCGAAGAAGCCGGCTTCGACGACGTCTGGTTCGCCGAACACCACTTCATGCCCTACGGCGTCTGCCCGTCCGCCATCACCCTCGCCGCGCACGTGCTCGGGCGGACGTCGCGGATCGGGGTCGGGACCGCCGTCAGCGTCCTGTCGACCACGCACCCCGTCGCGCTCGCGGAACAGTGGGCGATGCTGGACGCCGTCTCCGGGGGACGGCTGCGGCTCGGGGTCGGCCGGGGCGGGCCGTGGCAGGACCTCGAGGTCTTCGGGACCGGGCTGGACCGGTTCGAGACCGGCTTCGAAGAGACCCTCGACGTCTTCCTGCGCGCCACCGCCGGCCGCGTCGAAGCGCACGGGCGGCACTTCGCCTTCCGCGAGGTGCCCGTGGTGCCCGCGCCGGAACGGCGGCCGGACGTCGTCGTGGCGTGCGGGGGACCGCGGTCGGCCGCCGTCCGGCAGGCCGCCGACCGGGACTTGCCGTTGCTGCTCGGCCTGCACGCCGATGACGAAGAGAAGGCGAACACGGTCGCCGCCTACGGGAAACCCGCGAACCACGTCTCGACCGTGCTCTGCCAAGTGGGTGACGCCGATGTGGTGCGGAAGGCCCTGCCGGGCTGGCTGAAGGACGGGCTCGGCGCCCACATCACGGTCGACGGACGGCCTGGACCGCAAAAGGACCCTGGCGAGTACACCGAACGGCTGTGCGCCATCCACCCGGTCGGCGACGCGGCCCACTGCGTCCGGACGCTGGAAACGAGCCTCCGGCGCACCGGCGTCTCCCACGTGCTGATGCTCGTGGAGGCGTCGGGTACGCCGGAGGGCACGTTCGAGAACATCGCGCGGATCGGCACCGAGGTGCTGCCGGCGCTGCGGGCTAGCAGTCCCGCAGTTCCGGGCTCTGGTTGA
- a CDS encoding aminodeoxychorismate/anthranilate synthase component II, whose translation MRVLVVDNYDSFVYNLVQYLAQLGADCTVWRNDVVDLDRVPEFDAVLVSPGPGTPERAGQSMDVIRKCAETRTPMLGVCLGHQALGVVYGATVDRAPELLHGKTSQVRHTGAGILGDLPEEFTATRYHSLTVVPETISDAVFEITGRTESGIVMGMRHRELPLEGVQFHPESVLTEGGHRMLANWLATAGHPVDPARVDELERATKALQKAAVA comes from the coding sequence ATGCGCGTTCTCGTCGTCGACAACTACGACAGCTTCGTCTACAACCTGGTCCAGTACCTGGCCCAGCTCGGCGCCGACTGCACGGTCTGGCGCAACGACGTCGTCGACCTCGACCGCGTGCCCGAGTTCGACGCCGTGCTCGTCTCACCCGGCCCGGGCACCCCCGAACGCGCCGGCCAGAGCATGGACGTCATCCGCAAGTGCGCCGAGACGCGCACGCCGATGCTGGGCGTCTGCCTCGGCCACCAGGCGCTCGGCGTCGTCTACGGCGCCACCGTCGACCGCGCGCCCGAGCTGCTCCACGGCAAGACGAGCCAGGTGCGCCACACCGGCGCCGGCATCCTGGGCGACCTGCCCGAGGAGTTCACGGCCACCCGCTACCACTCGCTGACCGTGGTGCCCGAGACGATCTCCGACGCCGTTTTCGAGATCACCGGCCGCACCGAGTCGGGCATCGTGATGGGCATGCGCCACCGCGAGCTGCCGCTGGAAGGCGTCCAGTTCCACCCGGAGTCCGTGCTCACCGAGGGCGGCCACCGGATGCTCGCGAACTGGCTGGCCACCGCGGGCCACCCCGTCGACCCAGCCCGGGTCGACGAGCTCGAGCGCGCGACCAAGGCGCTCCAGAAGGCCGCTGTTGCGTGA